A window of Clostridium sp. 'White wine YQ' contains these coding sequences:
- a CDS encoding alpha/beta hydrolase, producing the protein MVENKRELINKIPALIWGPASDKVYIYVHGKMGRKENAEHFAEVAIERGYQVISFDLPEHGERKNEDYPIMAWNAVKDLKCIREYVLNKWKYVNLYACSLGVYFSLLAYNDMDIKKALFQCPVLNMERLIFDMMKWFNITEEQLKAEKEIATPMGETLSWDYLTYSKEHPVDKWKCQTYILYPSEDKLTPMEIVDEFKNTHSVNLTVLNGAEHYFTEKEYLDKLEFWLRNNI; encoded by the coding sequence ATGGTGGAGAATAAGAGAGAGTTAATAAATAAAATACCAGCATTAATATGGGGACCAGCTTCAGATAAAGTATACATTTATGTTCATGGAAAAATGGGACGTAAAGAAAATGCTGAACACTTTGCTGAAGTTGCAATAGAAAGAGGATATCAAGTAATAAGTTTTGATTTGCCTGAGCATGGGGAAAGAAAAAATGAAGATTATCCTATTATGGCATGGAATGCAGTAAAAGATTTAAAATGCATAAGAGAGTATGTATTAAATAAATGGAAATATGTTAACTTATATGCTTGTAGTCTAGGGGTATATTTTAGTCTTCTAGCTTATAATGATATGGATATAAAAAAGGCTTTATTTCAATGCCCTGTGCTAAATATGGAGAGATTAATTTTTGATATGATGAAGTGGTTTAATATAACTGAGGAGCAGTTAAAAGCTGAAAAAGAAATTGCGACTCCTATGGGAGAAACTTTAAGTTGGGACTATTTAACATACTCTAAGGAACATCCAGTAGATAAGTGGAAGTGTCAAACCTATATTTTATATCCATCAGAAGATAAGTTAACTCCAATGGAAATTGTAGATGAGTTTAAAAATACACATTCAGTTAATCTAACAGTATTGAATGGAGCTGAACACTATTTTACTGAAAAAGAATACTTGGACAAATTAGAGTTTTGGTTAAGAAATAATATATAG
- a CDS encoding B3/B4 domain-containing protein — protein MIEIKISEELKKICPEMKLGCIEAQVNVQSSGEGLWKEINYYCEVLNKEINIENLASLSRIKDGRETYKKLGKVPSKYRLSSEALLRRILQGKGMYKVNNIVDINNLMSIKSKFPVGSYNIKNLHSPINLVIGKEGEQYKGIGKENINIANLPVLADSLGSFGSPTSDSERAMITDNVSEILMCIFCFSGKTNMEEYLEYGKELLERYANGKDIKIKVIE, from the coding sequence ATGATAGAGATTAAAATCAGCGAAGAACTAAAGAAAATTTGTCCTGAAATGAAACTTGGCTGTATTGAAGCACAAGTAAATGTACAAAGCAGTGGTGAGGGTTTATGGAAGGAAATTAATTATTATTGTGAAGTATTGAATAAAGAAATAAATATTGAGAACTTAGCCTCATTATCTAGAATTAAAGATGGGAGAGAAACATATAAAAAACTAGGTAAGGTTCCTAGTAAATATAGGCTATCTTCTGAAGCATTGTTAAGAAGGATACTTCAGGGAAAAGGAATGTATAAGGTAAATAATATTGTAGATATAAATAACTTAATGTCAATAAAATCAAAATTTCCAGTTGGCTCATACAATATTAAAAATCTTCATTCCCCAATTAACTTAGTGATAGGTAAAGAAGGAGAACAATATAAAGGTATCGGTAAAGAAAACATAAATATTGCAAACCTTCCTGTATTAGCGGACTCTTTAGGTAGTTTTGGAAGCCCTACAAGTGATTCAGAGAGAGCTATGATAACTGATAATGTAAGCGAAATATTAATGTGCATTTTTTGTTTTAGTGGCAAAACTAATATGGAAGAATACTTAGAATATGGGAAAGAACTTTTAGAGAGATATGCTAATGGAAAAGATATTAAGATTAAAGTAATTGAATAA
- a CDS encoding GNAT family N-acetyltransferase, with protein MRIETEDLVIRNFELRDENDLCEYMLQRVNAEFEGYPDFTCLKARKEIEFRAQSDEFYAIELKKEQKVIGNIYLGKRDFNTRELGYVLNENYHHKGYGSVASSVAVEYMFKQGVHRIYAECAPQNIASWKLLEKIGMRREAHFRKNVSFHQDENKNPIYWDTYVYAVLNPEEGE; from the coding sequence ATGAGAATTGAAACTGAGGATTTGGTCATCCGCAATTTTGAGCTAAGGGACGAAAATGATTTGTGTGAATATATGCTGCAACGAGTTAATGCTGAATTTGAGGGATATCCAGATTTCACCTGTCTGAAAGCAAGGAAGGAAATTGAATTCAGGGCACAAAGCGATGAATTCTATGCAATTGAGTTAAAAAAAGAGCAAAAGGTTATTGGGAATATTTATCTAGGAAAGAGGGATTTTAATACTAGAGAACTTGGATATGTATTGAATGAAAATTATCATCATAAAGGCTATGGAAGTGTTGCTAGTAGTGTAGCAGTAGAATATATGTTTAAGCAAGGTGTTCATAGAATTTATGCAGAATGTGCACCTCAGAATATAGCTTCATGGAAGCTATTAGAGAAGATTGGAATGAGACGTGAAGCACATTTTAGAAAAAATGTTTCTTTTCATCAAGATGAAAACAAAAATCCTATATATTGGGACACCTATGTATATGCAGTATTAAACCCAGAAGAAGGAGAATGA
- a CDS encoding NUDIX hydrolase — translation MELWDVYDINRNKTDKTMVRGEPFKKDEYHLVVHICIFNSKGEMLIQQRQPFKEGWPNMWDITVGGSAIKGDTSQTAAERELFEEIGLKVDLKNIRPHITINFEDGFDDYYIIEREVDLNELSLQYEEVQKVKWASKEEIFSMIESGEFIPYYQSLIQLLFDIRKQYGSNQTK, via the coding sequence ATGGAACTTTGGGATGTATATGATATTAATCGAAATAAAACCGATAAAACTATGGTTCGAGGAGAACCTTTTAAAAAAGATGAGTATCATTTAGTTGTTCATATATGTATTTTTAATTCTAAGGGGGAAATGCTAATTCAACAAAGACAACCATTCAAAGAAGGTTGGCCCAATATGTGGGATATAACAGTAGGTGGAAGTGCTATAAAAGGAGATACTAGTCAAACAGCAGCGGAAAGAGAATTGTTTGAGGAAATTGGACTTAAAGTAGATTTGAAAAATATTAGACCTCATATTACCATCAACTTTGAAGATGGATTTGATGATTATTATATAATTGAACGAGAAGTTGATTTAAATGAACTATCATTGCAGTATGAAGAAGTTCAGAAGGTTAAGTGGGCTTCAAAAGAAGAGATATTTTCAATGATAGAAAGCGGAGAATTTATACCATATTATCAGAGTTTAATACAGCTGCTTTTTGATATTAGAAAACAATACGGCAGCAACCAAACAAAGTGA
- a CDS encoding AraC family transcriptional regulator codes for MEWIEGIGEAIGYIEENIIEEITIKDIAEKIFMSPFYFQKGFAMLCGFTVGEYIRQRRLTLAGSELVSTDKKIIDIALKYGYSSPDSFTKAFTRFHGVTPTAVRKDGAMIKSFAPLKIKFLLEGGYIMDYKIIKKDSFTIIGVSKVFKYDNAIKEVPQFWTENYQKIEGNLLCGMYGVNIDESMGSDEFEYLIADNYNPSVEIPDGFVTRVIPKYTWAVFACKGPIQKSMQDVNRRIFSEWLPNCKDYEIAAGYNIEMYTNADDYPQGIQDENYYSEIWIPVKEK; via the coding sequence ATGGAGTGGATTGAAGGAATTGGTGAAGCTATAGGCTATATTGAGGAGAATATTATTGAAGAAATCACAATAAAAGATATTGCAGAAAAAATATTTATGTCTCCTTTTTATTTCCAAAAAGGATTTGCAATGCTTTGTGGTTTTACAGTAGGAGAATACATCAGACAACGCAGGCTTACACTTGCCGGCAGTGAGCTTGTTTCTACTGATAAGAAAATCATTGATATTGCACTTAAATATGGGTACTCTTCACCAGATAGTTTTACAAAAGCTTTTACTAGATTTCATGGTGTAACACCTACTGCTGTTCGAAAAGATGGAGCAATGATTAAATCATTTGCTCCGCTGAAAATCAAATTTTTATTGGAAGGCGGTTATATTATGGATTACAAGATTATTAAAAAAGATTCCTTTACTATCATAGGAGTGTCAAAAGTTTTCAAATATGATAATGCAATTAAAGAGGTTCCACAGTTTTGGACAGAGAATTATCAAAAAATAGAAGGAAATCTTCTATGCGGTATGTATGGAGTAAACATTGATGAAAGTATGGGTTCAGATGAGTTCGAATATTTGATTGCAGACAACTATAATCCGTCCGTAGAAATACCTGATGGTTTTGTTACAAGGGTTATACCTAAATACACATGGGCTGTTTTTGCTTGTAAGGGTCCAATTCAGAAATCTATGCAAGATGTGAATAGGAGAATATTCTCTGAATGGTTGCCTAACTGCAAGGATTATGAAATTGCAGCAGGTTATAATATTGAAATGTACACCAATGCGGATGACTATCCACAAGGTATTCAAGATGAAAACTACTATAGTGAAATTTGGATTCCTGTTAAGGAAAAGTAG
- a CDS encoding nucleoside-diphosphate sugar epimerase/dehydratase, translating into MDTFLKLEMMAKDINILIKTTSEELKYDVYSTVVIDNINLLISTLVELNEGMKVILSQHPENNLTEGLDKLAEDIEAILYSYESNDSILIEEIFIKFLTPRFEKFYKDLDKYFFKITGVKKAIVLGVNDISIHIEELVDCNKCRIVAFISDNSELQGKYINDIPIHKRDEIPLINYEYLIITDYFNCNLENKIIVNINDYIKYHYDYEVFRAYSSYFNCTKPLDGFITGISYAEVGIDTAQLSYDAINVAVSSQDLFYDYQWAKMILNNQDIGADVRFAIIGMSYYSFEYDLSKSSLKDRVYKYYPFFRESRNHTVPQEIIDNYVKFEQASSEIFKKDYNSTFYNLLKAINESSWNNNVSNVMNKEKIEKDKTVIERDCNKDYPETVVENTKILREYILLLKSKKIKPIIVICPTSKVYYTNFSERIKEEYKSIMNKMKDEFDVEILDYFDSTDFLDEDFYHISHLNKNGAIKFTKLLNDRLINII; encoded by the coding sequence ATGGATACATTTTTAAAACTAGAGATGATGGCGAAGGATATAAATATTCTTATAAAAACAACAAGTGAAGAATTGAAATATGATGTTTATTCAACAGTAGTTATAGATAATATTAATTTATTAATTAGTACTTTAGTTGAGTTAAATGAAGGTATGAAAGTTATTTTATCTCAGCATCCTGAGAATAATTTAACAGAGGGCTTAGATAAATTAGCTGAAGATATTGAAGCTATATTGTACAGTTATGAATCAAATGACAGCATTTTAATTGAAGAGATATTTATTAAATTTTTGACTCCTAGGTTTGAAAAGTTTTATAAAGATCTAGATAAATATTTCTTTAAAATAACTGGAGTGAAAAAGGCTATAGTTTTAGGGGTAAATGATATATCAATACATATTGAGGAATTAGTAGATTGTAACAAGTGTAGGATAGTTGCTTTTATTAGTGATAATAGTGAGCTTCAAGGGAAGTATATAAACGATATACCTATACATAAGAGAGATGAAATTCCATTAATAAATTATGAGTATTTAATAATAACAGATTATTTTAATTGTAATTTAGAAAATAAGATAATTGTTAATATTAATGATTATATAAAATACCACTATGATTATGAAGTTTTTAGAGCATATTCGTCCTATTTTAATTGCACAAAGCCACTTGATGGATTTATAACTGGTATATCTTATGCAGAAGTTGGAATAGATACAGCACAGTTAAGCTATGATGCAATAAATGTAGCTGTTTCTAGCCAAGATTTATTTTATGATTATCAATGGGCTAAAATGATATTAAATAATCAGGATATTGGGGCAGATGTTAGATTTGCCATAATAGGTATGAGTTACTACAGCTTTGAATATGATCTTTCAAAAAGCAGTTTAAAAGACCGGGTATATAAGTATTATCCTTTCTTTAGAGAATCTAGAAATCACACAGTTCCACAAGAGATAATAGATAACTATGTTAAATTTGAACAAGCATCATCTGAGATATTTAAGAAAGATTATAATAGTACATTTTATAATCTTTTGAAGGCGATAAATGAATCTTCTTGGAATAATAATGTAAGTAACGTTATGAATAAAGAGAAAATTGAGAAAGATAAAACGGTAATCGAAAGAGATTGTAATAAAGATTACCCTGAAACTGTTGTGGAAAATACTAAAATTCTTCGAGAATATATTTTATTATTGAAATCAAAAAAAATTAAACCTATTATTGTCATCTGTCCAACAAGCAAGGTTTACTACACAAATTTTTCAGAAAGAATTAAGGAAGAGTATAAGAGTATTATGAATAAAATGAAAGATGAATTTGATGTGGAAATACTTGATTACTTCGACTCTACTGATTTTTTAGATGAAGATTTTTATCATATATCTCATTTGAATAAAAATGGTGCTATAAAGTTTACTAAGTTACTAAATGATAGATTAATAAATATAATTTAA
- a CDS encoding GNAT family N-acetyltransferase, translated as MIRVATVDDILEIENIYNEILNYEEQTVSYTNWQKGLYPTVDYAKNAIDNNTMFVGENENGIYGCVVLNSIQPKEYDNISWLTKAKPSEIMVIHTLCIRPSENGKGNARVMMEFSEKYAKERGYKVIRLDTYEGNIPAATLYPKIGYIYVGTTKFHFQNIIWENLKCFEKSL; from the coding sequence ATGATTAGGGTTGCTACAGTAGATGATATTTTGGAAATAGAAAATATATATAATGAGATTTTGAATTATGAAGAACAAACCGTGTCTTATACAAACTGGCAAAAAGGGCTTTATCCAACAGTTGATTATGCTAAAAATGCTATTGATAATAATACAATGTTTGTTGGTGAAAATGAAAATGGAATATATGGCTGTGTAGTGCTTAATAGTATTCAACCTAAAGAATATGACAATATCTCCTGGCTTACAAAAGCTAAACCAAGCGAAATTATGGTCATTCATACTTTGTGTATTAGACCTTCTGAAAATGGTAAAGGTAATGCAAGAGTAATGATGGAATTTAGTGAGAAATATGCGAAAGAGCGAGGGTATAAAGTTATTCGCCTTGATACTTATGAAGGCAATATTCCAGCTGCAACTCTATATCCTAAGATTGGATACATTTATGTAGGTACAACAAAATTTCATTTTCAAAATATAATATGGGAAAATCTAAAATGTTTTGAAAAATCATTATAG
- a CDS encoding GNAT family N-acetyltransferase: MVLETQRLSLREMTQADFPALCKILQDDDVMYAYEGAFTSDEVQGWLDRQFERYKEYGFGLWAVVLKETGIMIGQCGVTMQDFNSNKVMEIGYLFQKEYWHHGYASEAAIGCKEYAFDKLNAKEVYSIIRDTNIPSQNVAIRNGMTCIDKFIKHYRGIDMPHYLFSIKKTL, encoded by the coding sequence ATGGTATTAGAAACACAAAGGTTATCTTTAAGAGAAATGACACAAGCAGATTTTCCAGCTCTTTGTAAAATCTTACAGGATGATGATGTAATGTATGCTTATGAAGGAGCATTTACCAGTGATGAGGTTCAAGGATGGCTTGATAGACAATTTGAACGTTATAAAGAATATGGCTTTGGCCTATGGGCTGTTGTTTTGAAAGAAACGGGTATAATGATAGGACAATGTGGGGTGACAATGCAAGATTTCAACAGCAACAAGGTAATGGAAATTGGATATCTTTTTCAAAAAGAATACTGGCATCACGGATATGCTAGTGAAGCAGCAATTGGCTGTAAAGAATATGCATTTGATAAACTTAATGCTAAAGAAGTATATTCTATTATTCGAGATACAAATATACCATCACAAAACGTAGCAATACGAAATGGGATGACTTGTATAGATAAGTTTATCAAGCATTACAGGGGAATTGATATGCCACATTATCTATTCTCTATAAAGAAGACGTTGTAA
- a CDS encoding TfoX/Sxy family protein, with protein MGELSKLPNIGEEVERQLNKVGIFTYNELKEIGTKKAWLKIQEIDESACIHRLLALEGAIQGVKKTELLQECKIELKDFYNKNKSK; from the coding sequence ATGGGAGAACTATCAAAGCTACCAAACATCGGAGAAGAAGTTGAAAGACAGCTTAATAAAGTAGGAATATTTACTTATAATGAATTAAAAGAAATTGGCACAAAAAAGGCATGGCTTAAAATTCAAGAGATTGATGAATCTGCGTGTATTCATAGATTGTTAGCATTAGAAGGTGCGATTCAAGGTGTTAAAAAAACTGAATTACTACAGGAATGCAAAATAGAACTAAAAGATTTTTATAATAAGAATAAAAGCAAATAG
- a CDS encoding NUDIX hydrolase: protein MEYDCGFAKENRWFRYRAAAIIIENGCVLFAKNDRDDYCYSIGGGVHIGEKAEDAVLREVYEETGIHYEIDRLAFIHENFFVGDGSLEGYDCHEIAFYFLMKPRGTQKLNCNSFSGGFKEYMHWLPMNELSKFKAFPTFFIDKINNIQNYVEHIITDER from the coding sequence ATGGAGTATGATTGTGGATTTGCTAAAGAGAATAGATGGTTCAGGTATAGGGCTGCAGCAATAATAATTGAAAATGGATGTGTATTATTTGCTAAAAATGATAGAGATGATTATTGCTACTCAATTGGCGGTGGAGTACACATCGGTGAAAAAGCAGAAGATGCTGTTTTGAGAGAAGTATATGAAGAAACAGGAATACATTATGAAATTGATAGACTAGCATTTATTCATGAGAATTTTTTTGTTGGTGATGGTAGCCTCGAAGGGTATGATTGCCATGAAATTGCCTTTTATTTTTTGATGAAACCAAGAGGAACACAAAAACTAAACTGCAATAGTTTTTCAGGTGGATTTAAAGAATATATGCATTGGTTACCAATGAATGAATTATCGAAGTTTAAAGCATTTCCCACTTTTTTTATTGATAAAATAAATAACATACAGAATTATGTTGAACATATTATTACTGATGAGAGATAA